In a genomic window of Flexibacter flexilis DSM 6793:
- the dnaG gene encoding DNA primase yields the protein MRISQETVERIQQTADIIEVIGDFVPLKKKGKDYTACCPFHNEKTPSFYVSPAKGIYKCFGCGKAGDTIRFVMDIESLNYGEALRYLAKKYGIEIEEDAAPLSAEQQQAQSERESIFIALNFAKNFYANQLSQHPDGQALGLTYLRERGFLDKTIQAFELGYSSDTWDGLLQAAKKQGFTADILEKSGLLIRRDDGREYDRFRGRVMFPIHNTSGKVIGFGARILGSDKNQPKYINSPETEVYNKSEVLFGLFQAKNAIRQADNCYLAEGYTDVISLHQAGVANVVASSGTSLTAEQIQLIKRYTHNVTVLYDGDWAGIKASLRGIDMLLEAGLNVRAITFPDGDDPDSYLRKVGGSAFTAYLQTAAKDFISFKASLFAEDAARDPIRKAEIIRDIVQSISLIPDLINRSVFLKQCSQLLGVEEEILLAESNKIILKKQQQQNPTHRPAVQAGTQIPAPQPSPEMLDEQAFLAETQLTPDGVSRDKIGESIRLQERETMRFLLQYAAAAVSEEYKLGQYALAQLEDIVFVTPLYSRMIGIFREEMAKNHLPDYQFFVRYSDEEIRQEAASLIAERHELSESWFSMHHLYTEHEKDNLAYNAYKQILRLKAMVVKKLVNEKMQQIIQAEQQQATAETVEKLLMEYQVLHKLGADINKELGTVIK from the coding sequence GTGAGAATTTCCCAAGAAACAGTAGAACGAATCCAGCAAACCGCCGATATTATCGAGGTGATAGGGGATTTTGTGCCACTGAAAAAGAAGGGAAAAGACTATACGGCTTGTTGCCCGTTTCATAACGAAAAAACACCTTCATTTTATGTGTCGCCTGCGAAGGGGATTTATAAATGTTTTGGTTGCGGCAAGGCTGGCGATACCATTCGCTTTGTGATGGACATCGAAAGCCTGAATTATGGCGAGGCTTTGCGCTATTTGGCCAAAAAATATGGCATCGAAATAGAAGAAGATGCCGCGCCGCTCAGTGCCGAGCAGCAGCAAGCCCAATCCGAACGCGAAAGCATTTTTATTGCCCTGAATTTTGCCAAAAACTTTTATGCAAATCAGCTTTCGCAGCATCCCGACGGCCAAGCCTTAGGCCTAACGTATTTGCGCGAACGTGGATTTTTGGACAAAACGATACAGGCTTTTGAACTCGGATACAGTTCGGATACTTGGGACGGGCTTTTACAAGCGGCTAAAAAACAAGGCTTTACGGCGGATATTTTAGAAAAATCTGGTTTGCTGATTCGCCGCGACGATGGCCGCGAGTACGACCGTTTCAGAGGCCGCGTCATGTTCCCGATTCATAACACAAGCGGGAAAGTGATTGGTTTTGGCGCACGGATTTTGGGTTCGGACAAAAATCAACCCAAATATATCAACTCGCCCGAAACGGAAGTTTACAATAAAAGCGAAGTGTTATTTGGTTTGTTTCAGGCCAAAAACGCGATTCGTCAGGCCGATAATTGCTATTTGGCCGAAGGTTATACCGATGTTATTTCGTTGCATCAGGCGGGCGTGGCCAATGTGGTGGCCTCGTCGGGTACGTCGCTGACTGCCGAGCAAATCCAACTTATCAAACGATACACGCACAATGTTACGGTGCTTTATGACGGCGATTGGGCAGGTATCAAAGCCTCGTTGCGCGGTATTGATATGCTTTTGGAGGCTGGCCTGAATGTACGCGCCATTACGTTCCCCGACGGCGACGACCCCGACAGTTATTTGCGCAAAGTGGGAGGTTCGGCGTTTACGGCTTATTTGCAGACTGCGGCCAAAGATTTTATTTCCTTCAAAGCCAGTTTGTTTGCGGAAGATGCCGCCCGCGACCCCATTCGCAAAGCTGAAATTATACGCGATATTGTGCAGAGTATCAGCCTGATACCCGACCTTATCAACCGTTCGGTTTTCTTGAAACAATGCAGCCAGTTGCTGGGCGTAGAAGAAGAAATTTTGTTGGCGGAAAGCAATAAAATTATTCTTAAAAAACAGCAACAACAAAACCCCACGCATCGCCCAGCGGTGCAAGCAGGTACGCAAATTCCTGCCCCGCAGCCATCGCCAGAAATGCTGGACGAACAGGCATTTTTGGCCGAAACACAGCTTACTCCTGATGGCGTGAGCCGCGACAAAATAGGGGAGAGCATTCGCCTACAAGAGCGCGAAACCATGCGTTTTTTGTTGCAATATGCCGCCGCCGCTGTCTCGGAAGAATACAAATTGGGACAGTATGCCCTTGCGCAGTTGGAAGACATTGTGTTTGTTACGCCACTATACAGCCGCATGATCGGGATTTTTAGGGAAGAAATGGCCAAAAACCATTTGCCCGACTACCAATTTTTTGTACGCTACTCGGACGAGGAAATACGACAAGAGGCCGCCTCTCTGATTGCCGAACGCCACGAACTTAGCGAAAGTTGGTTCAGTATGCACCACCTTTATACTGAGCACGAAAAAGACAATTTGGCATATAACGCTTACAAACAAATTCTAAGACTTAAAGCAATGGTAGTCAAGAAATTAGTAAACGAAAAAATGCAACAAATTATACAGGCCGAACAGCAACAAGCCACCGCCGAAACCGTCGAAAAATTATTGATGGAATACCAAGTGCTGCACAAGTTGGGAGCGGATATTAACAAAGAATTAGGCACAGTGATTAAGTAA